One region of Bubalus kerabau isolate K-KA32 ecotype Philippines breed swamp buffalo chromosome 6, PCC_UOA_SB_1v2, whole genome shotgun sequence genomic DNA includes:
- the MUC1 gene encoding mucin-1: MTPDIQAPFLSLLLLFPVLTVADVTTLTTSDPINPRRTTPVSSTQSSPMSSPTKEISWSITTTLLTASSPAPSPAASPGHDGASTPTSSPAPSPAASPGHDGASTPTSSPAPSPAASPGHDGASTPTSSPAPSPAASPGHDGASTPTSSPAPSPAASPGHDGASTPTSSPAPSPAASPGHDGASTPTSSPAPSPAASPGHNSAPSLTSSPAPSPAASPGHNSAPSLTSSPAPSPTASPGQHGASSPTSSDTLSVTTSSASSSMVTSAHRGTSSTATMTPVSKGTPSSVPSSETAPTAASHITRTAANSPSIALSTSSNPKTSQQLSVRVSLYFLSFHITNLQFNSSLENPQTSYYQELRRSILDLILQIYKQRDFLGLSEIKFRPGSVVVELTLAFREGTTAEWVKAQFSQLEAHAASYNLTISGVSVYNAPFPSSAQAGSGVPGWGIALLVLVCVLVALAIIYLIALVVCQCGQKKCEQLDVFPALDAYHPMSEYSTYHTHGRYVPPGSTKRSPYEEVSADNGGSNLSYTNLAATSANL, from the exons ATGACACCGGACATCCAGGCCCCTTtcctctccctgctgctgctgttcccaGTGCTTACAG TTGCCGATGTCACTACCCTGACAACCTCTGACCCCATAAACCCCCGCAGAACTACACCAGTTTCCAGTACACAAAGCAGCCCAATGTCCAGTCCCACTAAAGAAATTTCTTGGAGCATAACTACCACCTTACTCACAGCCAGCAGCCCTGCCCCAAGCCCGGCTGCCTCTCCAGGCCACGACGGAGCCTCGACTCCAACCAGCAGCCCTGCCCCAAGCCCGGCTGCCTCTCCAGGCCACGACGGAGCCTCGACTCCAACCAGCAGCCCTGCCCCAAGCCCGGCTGCCTCTCCAGGCCACGACGGAGCCTCGACTCCAACCAGCAGCCCTGCCCCAAGCCCGGCTGCCTCTCCAGGCCACGACGGAGCCTCGACTCCAACCAGCAGCCCTGCCCCAAGCCCGGCTGCCTCTCCAGGCCACGACGGAGCCTCGACTCCAACCAGCAGCCCTGCCCCAAGCCCGGCTGCCTCTCCAGGCCACGACGGAGCCTCGACTCCAACCAGCAGCCCTGCCCCAAGCCCGGCTGCCTCTCCAGGTCACAACAGTGCCCCATCCCTGACCAGCAGCCCTGCCCCAAGCCCGGCTGCCTCTCCAGGTCACAACAGTGCCCCATCCCTGACCAGCAGCCCTGCCCCAAGCCCGACTGCCTCTCCAGGTCAGCATGGTGCCTCATCCCCAACCAGCAGTGACACCTTATCCGTGACCACCAGCTCTGCGTCAAGCTCCATGGTCACTTCAGCACACAGGGGCACCTCATCCACGGCTACCATGACCCCAGTCAGCAAGGGCACTCCATCCTCAGTCCCCAGCTCCGAAACTGCTCCCACTGCTGCCAGCCACATTACCAGGACAGCCGCCAACAGCCCTAGCATAGCACTTTCCACCTCCTCCAATCCTAAGACTTCTCAGCAGTTGTCTGTTAGGGTCTCCCTGTACTTCCTGTCTTTTCACATTACAAACCTCCAGTTtaactcttccctggaaaatccccaaaccAGCTACTATCAGGAGCTGCGGAGAAGCATTTTGGATTTG ATTTTGCAGATTTATAAACAGAGGGATTTTCTGGGCCTCTCAGAGATCAAGTTCAG GCCAGGATCTGTGGTGGTAGAATTAACTCTGGCCTTCCGAGAGGGTACCACGGCcgagtgggtgaaggcacagttCAGTCAGCTTGAAGCACACGCAGCCAGTTATAACCTGACCATCAGCGGAGTTAGTG TGTACAATGCCCCGTTTCCTTCCTCTGCCCAGGCTGGGTCTGGGGTGCCTGGTTGGGGCATTGCCCTGCTGGTGCTGGTCTGTGTTCTGGTTGCGCTGGCCATCATCTATCTCATTGCCCTG GTTGTGTGTCAGTGTGGACAAAAGAAATGTGAGCAGCTGGATGTCTTTCCAGCCCTAGATGCCTACCATCCTATGAGCGAGTACTCCACCTACCACACCCATGGGCGCTACGTGCCCCCTGGCAGTACCAAACGGAGCCCCTATGAGGAG